The Fusarium oxysporum f. sp. lycopersici 4287 chromosome 1, whole genome shotgun sequence DNA segment ctccaaggcctctCATGTCGATCGAACACGGCGCGACGGTGCCGCAGCCATATCTGCAGCTGCGCAGGCCCTTGCTGACGAGGCAGCCGCTAGAAGCGATGCTCGCAAGCAAGCTGTACAAGCAAAGAAGAATTCGAGAAATCACAACAATAATCATAACCACTCTAATGCCCATAACCACGATTCGGAGGGAGACGACCATGGTGGCAAGCACAAGCCTGAAGCTCCAAAGAAGACAGCCAAATCGCGGAAGACAGTGACAGCAACGGAAACAGCCAATGTCGGACTGGGCATTTCTACGGCTGCGACTAATAACGGCAACCCACCACAGAAGCGACGCAAAGTTGAAAAGACGACTAATGGTGCTGCGGCGACAACAGAGCGTGCAATGAGCTCGGTTTTTGGAAATGTTGCaccaaaggcaaagacaaCAAGTCCTAGAGCAACTCCCGCACCCGAGGCACCTAAGAAGAGAAAAGCTCTCCCTTCAGGAAGCGGCCAGTCCAAGAAGAGGTACGTCCCAGAATCCGTAGGAGATGCTCTCAAGACAGGTTCTAACATGGTGATCTGTAGCAGAAACGGCGTAACTGGTTTATCCAATTCGGTCAACTCGTCGCCCGTCATCACCGAGCTACCCTGAGCCAAAGCTACCCCCTGTTCGCGCATCACCAGTACCGGTTCCTACTCCAAACCCGGCTCGGACTCGTTCGCGACAGAACTCAATACAGACTGTAAATACGGATAGCAACAAGGCAAGGCCGACATCATCGGCTTCTAATAAACCCAATGGTATTGCAGCTAGCACGCCAGCCGCTGGAGCTCCAGCAGCTAGTGCGCTTCGCAACGGTGCTGAACCCAAGACTCCAAAGGAGACGAGTGCACCGATCAAGACCGAAAATCCTAAGAAAGAAGTTGAGAAGACAGAAACTGCATCAGCGCCTCCGGTCCCTACTCCTACCACCACTGCCACCATCTCCACCACTACGACAGCCGCAACCACCACCGCTGTTACGACTGGCAGCAAGAAGGATACCAAAAAGCCGGAGGAGAATGATCGCAAGAGCGAATCGCTACCACCAGTTCCACAGACATCCACAGTTACAACAAAGAGTGGACGCGCCAGTAAACCATCAACGCCAGCATTGGCAACGTTCCAAGAAGCAGTGCAGCCCCGAGCACGCTCATCGAGGAACAATGACGGGACTGGTACTGGAAAGAAAAATCAGAAGAAAGCTGCACCTACCATTCATGCAGCTGTTGCTGCTCAACTGGCCGAAGAAGATACGAACAGCAGCATGCAaggcgacgaagatgacggtgatgttgatgcagaTGAGCCAACATACTGTTACTGTAATGGGGTCTCCTACGGCGAGATGGTAGCTTGCGATGCTGTTGAGTGTCCTCGCGAATGGTTCCATCTGGAGTGCGTTGGACTGAAGGTCGCACCGACATCAACAGGTAAGTTGTTGCAAAAGAGGACTGAACTATCAGACGAACTAAACGCTAACTTGGTGTAGCGAAATGGTATTGCGAGGACTGCAAGGAACGCCTCAAAGCGGGAGGTAAAAAGGCCAATGGTCGATAAAGGTCAGGCGACATTTGCATGACGCGAGTCACGGGCCAGTCACGATGGCCTCACTTTGAAATCGACGATTGGTTCTAAAACAAATTGCACTGCCCATAGACTGAATGGGCGAATGTATACGACAGACACATACGGCGTTTCCTTTGTTTCTTGGGATGGCGGTGGACGCGGTCATACAGTACCCGTTCTTTGTTTCTGGTGTTCTCAAATGGTTGAGGGAGGTTTTGTTGAACCGAGGGTTATGTTATCAAGTTCTCATCTGGAAGTGCAGATGCTGTATAGGGACTGGGACTATTCGTCCAGGTGTTATTCTCAATTCTATAGAAAGCGTTATGGTGTAGCAGGCGAAGATGCGAATATGGATGGAGAGCCAGGGGCAAAATGCGGGGGAGTTTGAGGGGTGTGTATTGCATTGCATTACGTACATTGGCCCCCGTCTGGGCGGAATGAATACACCGTTGGATTTGACCAATGGAAGCACTTGCTTGAAATGTGTTAGTGATGACCGGATGAGGAGAGGCGAAGAGAGGAGGGGAAAAGTCACGATGCTTGATCTGGAGCTGATGGTGGTTAGGTTGTGCTCAGTGCTGAGATTACAGCCACCTCAGCCGAGCTTGACACCAAGGTTCGAGGGTGGTCTAGCCGTGGTCACGAGGTTCACGATGCAGACCGCTAAGAGCAAAATGTTAGGTAATTGAATTCTGAGCCGCCAGAGTGCAAGGGGTAGCTTGAGGCATTGGCCAACGGCAGAGGGCGACAAGGGGGAGCTTCTTTTATTCTGGTGGTTGTGAGGCTTGCAAGTGTTTCTAGTCCGCGGTAGCGAAGCTAGGATCTGCAACTTGTGAGGAGCAAGGAACTNNNNNNNNNNNNNNNNNNNNNNNNNNNNNNNNNNNNNNNNNNNNNNNNNNNNNNNNNNNNNNNNNNNNNNNNNNNNNNNNNNNNNNNNNNNNNNNNNNNNNNNNNNNNNNNNNNNNNNNNNNNNNNNNNNNNNNNNNNNNNNNNNNNNNNNNNNNNNNNNNNNNNNNNNNNNNNNNNNNNNNNNNNNNNNNNNNNNNNNNNNNNNNNNNNNNNNNNNNNNNNNNNNNNNNNNNNNNNNNNNNNNNNNNNNNNNNNNNNNNNNNNNNNNNNNNNNNNNNNNNNNNNNNNNNNNNNNNNNNNNNNNNNNNNNNNNNNNNNNNNNNNNNNNNNNNNNNNNNNNNNNNNNNGTCCCCCTTAATGGCCGGTGTCTTTTTTTGTCTTCTCCCGTCTTCTCCCTTTTACCTTCGGTGATAGGCTCCGGGGGGGGGTGCGGCTGCGGGTACACGGCGCTTATAAGCTGTAAGTGTCCCGGCCGCGCTCCGAGTCCGCTGGCGCGGAGAGGAGATCACGTTATTACACTGTCATGATGATATATTCGTAATCAAGCACAGATCTGGAAAGTCTTGACGATGGTACCGAAATCCGATCATGATTCCGAGGACCTGCAATGGTGATGCACAAACATGTTGCACAATAATGCTATTGTGAACCTCCTTTTCTGAATGATCGCGATCTCGGTTGGCATTCAACAGGTATTCAGGGGCCTCAGTCTGGAGTGCATGTTTGATGAGGCGGTGTCTTTCCCATGTCATCTGGAGAAACAGCCGATATAGCTTAATTACACGATGTTCTGGGGGCGAGCTGAGAAATCTCATCTAGGTCAGACACTATGAGGCACGTGCAACAGCTGAATCGCATGTTGCCAGGATGCTAGTCGTACTATGGCATATCATATGGTCAGTGTGATTCAGGAACGTGGTATGTTTCTTGGCTGTCTGTGCTTAGCATTTGGGGGTTGTTCAAGGCTGTTGACATTGAGATGAGGTTTCGGGAGGGAGGATACTACGATATTAGCGTAATTGGCCTCTGTTACCACTGACAATAGGACCCCGGCTGACATGTCTGGTCCCTCGGCGGCTGGAGTCGGTGTTCGTCTCCGTGGTCGGTCTCGGCCTGGCGTGTTTAAGCTCCAGTTGGCGTCGACTAGGGCCGGAGGAAACGGGGTGCCGGTAACGACGATGCCCACCGGAGAGGGTAATGTTTACTTGAAAAGAACCCTTCTAGAGGATTTGAAATCTGGGGACCGGCATCTTTGCCGGTTCTCGAAGGAAATGCCTCTCTTTTACGTATCATTAGCATTTTTAAATTCTCTCAAATTTGTCTTCTCTGGCGGGCTCTGTCTCTCGAGACAGTTAGAGCATGAGTGCAGCGTTGTACGATTGGGGGTGGTAATAAGCCGGCGGTGCAAAGCGGGTAAGGTATCTTGAGGCAAAGATACTTTTTTCGTACCGAGGAGCATGCAGCGCCTCAAACTCTGCTGTTTTGAGACTGTCCTTGTGACCTGAGTGGCCACTGTACGCTATAGTAATGTCTTTTTTTCTTCGCGTAGGTGTCGTTCTTGGGGCTTCTAGCTTGGGGGGTCTAGAAGGAACGGATGCTTAGAAAAGGCCATTGCCGAATCGCGTTGCTGGACTCCCGACGTGGCCGACATTCTTTAGGTCACGAGGATCTCGGCGAATCTGTCAATATGTGATTTATTGTTTTCGAGATCTGGGGCTTTTTGATGCAATTCCTGTGAAACGAAGGCGGGGTTGTGTTGTTTCTATTACTCTACCCATACTCTACAGGTGCAGCCGTCCAGCCGTTGACGAAGGATGTCATTATATTACGTTTTGCTACGTTGCGTTTGGTTCTTGTTGAACTGTAAGAATCCACTGGCTGGCTCAGCAAAAAGGTTGTCTCGCATAGAGGAGGAGTACGGTTAGGTGGAAGAGCCTTGTCCGCGGACTTTACAACTTGCAACATGGAAGGCCATGTCACTTATACGAACTTGCACTATACAGCATATACGTCAAATGAATACATGAAGACGCAATGCAAGATTCTGGGGTAAGGACATGACTGCACTGTAGAAACATCTGATGGTCAGCAAGATGATGTGCAATTTGACGTGTTGTTGCCAAGACGAGATTTGACAAAATTAGCAGACGGACAAGCAAAAGCAGTTGGGGAGTTGATTTTTTCTGTTAGTCTTGGCTTCTCAGCGAGGTCGTTCTCATTACCAAATCTCGACTTGTTTCATCCAATCGAGTGGCACACCTCTTTTTTTTAGGCCGATCCGGCGTTAGCGGTTGCAGCGAaattcttttctttgtttgGACATTGGATTTCTGAGCGGCAACGGCTTTTGACATCTCATTACTCGCTAATAATTCATCATTGGGCGGTTCTTGATAGAATGGATGGATACTTGGTGAGCTGCGACATTCATCCTTGACTGACCGAGATTTCATGATGGATGGACACGGCATCAACTGTGACAGTCCAGGTAATGAATGACTGTGACAGACAAGCCATGGTGTCGTGTCGAATGCTCACCTGACGTCTCCAGACCCGAAAAGTCCATCCAGTCTTTGATTTCTATTACCCAATATTGTGCGATCCCGAGCTAAACAAATGCCCCGTGCATGAGTATGAGGTGccaaacaccaacaccaacgtcCCTGGACTGGCCCCAGTGGCGCCGCTCCTTAGCTTCTTTTCTTACTTACTGTTGCTCATCGTTCGGGGTTCGCCTTGAATCTTgcctttcctttccttgcCCTGCTTGTCTCGTCTCGGTCTTGGGTCTTGG contains these protein-coding regions:
- a CDS encoding hypothetical protein (At least one base has a quality score < 10); the encoded protein is MKSAKAPATENSSHRRSQPVRQTRTNPPRSIANLGRSGGAGRDSIGGAEQPIDIFPAITHFADAITALPKELVRHFTLLKEVDAKLFTPEDQLFRLVEAATNAPVSEARPNNEASSANAPGSAPMSAQNSSSGIAFNNSVQSVPSVDESNRDAVFDPSNLPRRHLFRQTALKIQEMLVSLEEKNHVISTANEALQAQLTRIEDVWPHLEGEFSDEAKWGSTTHWAYPENRFSKASHVDRTRRDGAAAISAAAQALADEAAARSDARKQAVQAKKNSRNHNNNHNHSNAHNHDSEGDDHGGKHKPEAPKKTAKSRKTVTATETANVGLGISTAATNNGNPPQKRRKVEKTTNGAAATTERAMSSVFGNVAPKAKTTSPRATPAPEAPKKRKALPSGSGQSKKSRNGVTGLSNSLPPVRASPVPVPTPNPARTRSRQNSIQTVNTDSNKARPTSSASNKPNGIAASTPAAGAPAASALRNGAEPKTPKETSAPIKTENPKKEVEKTETASAPPVPTPTTTATISTTTTAATTTAVTTGSKKDTKKPEENDRKSESLPPVPQTSTVTTKSGRASKPSTPALATFQEAVQPRARSSRNNDGTGTGKKNQKKAAPTIHAAVAAQLAEEDTNSSMQGDEDDGDVDADEPTYCYCNGVSYGEMVACDAVECPREWFHLECVGLKVAPTSTAKWYCEDCKERLKAGGKKANGR